From Humisphaera borealis, the proteins below share one genomic window:
- a CDS encoding RNA polymerase sigma factor codes for MDADLAETLEALHADSFGWALHCCRGDRCRAEDVLQTAYLKLAEARCTPPDDRRSALKTWWFGVIRLTAMEDHRTVRSRRSLLERLLGRAASRPEAVEISPEPTPPMSAQRNEQDDLLRRSLGQLSPRQAEVLHLTFYQGMTIGEAADVMGVGIGSARQHYERGKSRLRELLEKEACDANHA; via the coding sequence ATGGACGCGGATCTGGCCGAAACGCTCGAGGCGCTGCACGCCGACTCATTCGGCTGGGCTTTGCATTGCTGTCGCGGCGACCGTTGCCGCGCGGAAGACGTGCTGCAGACCGCCTACCTGAAACTGGCCGAAGCCCGCTGCACGCCGCCGGACGATCGGCGGTCGGCCCTGAAGACCTGGTGGTTTGGTGTGATACGGCTGACGGCGATGGAGGACCATCGCACGGTCCGGTCGCGGCGATCGCTGCTGGAGCGACTGCTGGGTCGCGCGGCATCGCGGCCCGAGGCGGTCGAGATATCGCCGGAGCCGACGCCGCCGATGTCGGCCCAGCGGAACGAGCAGGACGATCTTCTGCGACGGTCGCTCGGGCAGTTGTCGCCGCGCCAGGCAGAAGTGCTTCACCTGACGTTCTACCAGGGCATGACGATCGGCGAAGCGGCGGATGTGATGGGCGTCGGTATCGGTTCCGCCCGGCAGCACTACGAACGCGGCAAATCGCGACTGCGCGAACTGCTGGAGAAGGAGGCCTGCGATGCAAACCACGCCTGA
- a CDS encoding sugar phosphate isomerase/epimerase family protein, producing the protein MATRDLRYQRSGLPLLAMLMLLAAVPSARGEPAAKSVYARDNLVAWCIVPFDAKNRTPGQRADMLKQLGFKRYAYDWRAQHLPTFEAEIGELKSRGIALQAVWFPTSLNADAKTILDILKRNDVKTELWITLADRLPASTDQLAKVTAAAEGVRPIALAAAAIGCKVGLYNHGGWGGEPENQLAVVQALKLPNVGIVYNLHHGHDHLDRLKDVLPKLKPHLLAINLNGMVAGGDKKGKKIVVLGQGDADLSILKLIADTGYTGPIGILGHTQDDAEQRLKDNLSGLDWLLPQLEGKPAGEKPVPVTK; encoded by the coding sequence ATGGCCACGAGAGACCTGCGGTATCAACGCTCCGGGTTACCGCTGCTGGCGATGCTGATGCTGCTGGCGGCCGTCCCATCGGCCCGCGGAGAGCCGGCTGCCAAGTCCGTCTATGCCCGCGACAACCTCGTCGCCTGGTGCATCGTGCCGTTCGACGCGAAGAATCGAACCCCCGGCCAGCGGGCCGACATGCTCAAGCAACTGGGCTTCAAACGATACGCCTATGACTGGCGTGCGCAGCATCTGCCGACGTTCGAAGCGGAAATCGGCGAGTTGAAGTCTCGCGGCATCGCGCTGCAGGCGGTCTGGTTCCCCACATCCCTCAACGCCGACGCGAAAACGATCCTGGACATCCTGAAGCGGAACGACGTCAAGACCGAGCTGTGGATCACCCTTGCCGACCGGTTGCCAGCATCAACAGACCAGCTGGCAAAAGTTACCGCGGCCGCCGAAGGTGTGCGGCCGATCGCCTTGGCGGCAGCGGCGATCGGGTGCAAGGTGGGCCTTTACAACCACGGCGGCTGGGGCGGCGAACCGGAGAACCAGCTCGCCGTCGTCCAGGCACTGAAACTGCCCAACGTCGGCATCGTCTACAACCTCCACCACGGCCACGATCACCTCGACCGGTTGAAGGACGTCCTGCCGAAACTCAAACCGCACCTGCTGGCGATCAATCTCAACGGCATGGTCGCCGGCGGCGACAAGAAGGGGAAGAAGATTGTCGTGCTCGGGCAGGGGGACGCTGACCTGTCGATCCTGAAACTGATCGCCGACACTGGCTACACCGGCCCGATCGGCATCCTTGGTCACACCCAGGATGACGCCGAGCAACGCCTGAAGGACAACCTGAGCGGCCTTGACTGGCTCCTGCCGCAACTGGAAGGCAAGCCTGCTGGAGAGAAGCCGGTCCCGGTGACCAAATGA
- a CDS encoding Spy/CpxP family protein refolding chaperone, whose amino-acid sequence MNSIPANRVMTTKLRPFRRTVLAVLALGAAVAATPSRSLGVDILAASGLPQPEAMRDAREKLGLTTDQETAIDKLMSAAREEAGPLERSVREQQEVFVKLVRDGNVKPADAEAALAKLLDAEAAVKRLQLRTLIEVRKVLTPDQVQKLQPMQPGKPSEPGNLPAKLSAKVDRLRKAIDTLGIPATPALHERGGEIEALLKDGKVDAAEAAIDKLIADTQVDKLDAAAEAQDFSKFEPGNTDIPTLQERFEAVTEKAKDVISLPLLRDLLKAKDAFEDAKSNQDATRVGRILTYAEQKLGMKPAK is encoded by the coding sequence ATGAATTCGATTCCTGCCAATCGTGTGATGACGACGAAGCTTCGGCCGTTCCGCCGGACTGTCCTGGCAGTGCTGGCGCTGGGGGCGGCGGTGGCGGCGACGCCGTCGCGATCGTTGGGGGTGGATATCCTCGCCGCCAGCGGTTTGCCGCAGCCCGAAGCGATGCGCGATGCCCGCGAAAAGCTCGGACTCACGACCGATCAGGAGACGGCGATCGACAAGCTGATGTCCGCCGCCCGCGAGGAAGCCGGCCCGCTCGAAAGGTCGGTCCGGGAACAGCAGGAGGTGTTCGTCAAACTCGTGCGGGACGGGAACGTAAAGCCGGCGGACGCCGAGGCGGCGCTGGCCAAACTCCTGGATGCCGAAGCCGCCGTCAAGCGACTGCAGCTCCGCACGCTCATCGAAGTGCGCAAGGTGCTGACGCCAGATCAGGTTCAGAAACTGCAGCCAATGCAGCCGGGCAAGCCCTCAGAGCCGGGGAATCTGCCGGCGAAGCTGTCGGCGAAGGTCGATCGGTTGCGCAAGGCGATCGATACACTCGGCATTCCGGCGACCCCTGCCCTGCACGAACGGGGTGGCGAGATCGAGGCGCTCCTGAAGGACGGCAAGGTCGACGCCGCCGAAGCCGCGATCGACAAACTCATTGCCGACACCCAGGTCGACAAACTGGACGCAGCCGCCGAGGCCCAGGACTTCAGCAAGTTTGAGCCCGGCAACACCGACATCCCCACGCTGCAGGAACGGTTCGAGGCCGTTACCGAGAAGGCCAAGGACGTGATCTCGCTGCCGCTGCTGCGCGATCTGCTCAAGGCCAAGGACGCGTTCGAAGACGCAAAATCCAACCAGGACGCCACTCGCGTCGGCAGAATCCTGACGTACGCCGAGCAGAAGCTTGGCATGAAGCCGGCGAAATGA